In Roseofilum reptotaenium CS-1145, a single window of DNA contains:
- a CDS encoding HEAT repeat domain-containing protein: MNKREENPLAKFSGTLSDAEAEEMQQALVEDWTYFLPQEHENFPVQGKEYRIFSPQSKCAILSWLGRADVADRKKEEFIAKLVNFDDGCYGTFYGYRAYFLAAAGISEFKFCSFADAIVEQIVTWAFGQFNAEKQEWHIFPNALAIGARKTLSETDKKRVIEKLSNLLNFSPCREDIRRTVAESLGKLDPGNKEAIAALVQMLEETNDEHARCWTAYTLEQIAQGNQEAIAALVELLKQTECKDTCYRAAYSLGKIDPGHQEAIAALVQLLMQAEDEDIFYEVVEGLEEIGQGNIQVISALIQLLEKTEDEEIRWQVAESLGEIAPGNKEAIVTLVQMLQQTKDKHTLMEVAYALERIDLGNQKAIATLVKLLEQTEDKHTCRAVAYRLGSIGQGNPQAIAALVKLLEQTDDEYTRRLVAHNLGNIGQDNVQAIAALVKLLEQTEDELTRRAVAYSLRKIAPGNKEAIAALVKLLEETEDESTCRRVAGDLREIDPGNPQAIAALIELLEQTEDYSDRWRVARDLGEIDPGNPKAIAALVQLLEQTQSESTRRRTAESLGEIDPGNPKAIAALVQLLVQTRAEYLRRQVAESLGQIIITEEQQKIVVSGLQRHFNSQTDEKNGDLFHIQMRTTLTYFKFDRFSSCYQLLWDIAQSLSYAEFYQAWHSSL, encoded by the coding sequence ATGAATAAGCGGGAAGAAAACCCTCTGGCTAAGTTTTCTGGAACTTTAAGCGATGCCGAGGCAGAGGAGATGCAGCAAGCTTTAGTAGAAGATTGGACTTATTTTTTGCCCCAGGAGCATGAGAATTTTCCCGTTCAAGGGAAGGAGTATCGGATTTTTTCTCCCCAGTCAAAGTGCGCGATTCTATCCTGGTTAGGGCGTGCAGATGTTGCCGATCGGAAGAAGGAGGAATTTATTGCCAAGTTAGTCAATTTCGATGATGGGTGTTATGGCACTTTTTATGGATATCGTGCCTATTTCCTCGCTGCTGCTGGCATCAGTGAGTTTAAATTCTGTTCCTTCGCCGATGCCATTGTTGAGCAGATAGTCACGTGGGCGTTTGGGCAGTTCAATGCAGAGAAACAAGAATGGCACATTTTTCCCAATGCCCTAGCAATAGGTGCAAGAAAAACTCTCAGTGAAACTGATAAAAAACGAGTTATTGAGAAGCTCTCTAACCTCCTGAACTTTTCCCCATGCCGTGAAGATATCCGTAGGACAGTGGCTGAGAGTTTAGGGAAACTTGACCCAGGAAATAAAGAGGCGATCGCGGCTCTGGTACAAATGCTGGAGGAGACTAATGATGAACATGCCCGTTGTTGGACAGCTTATACTTTAGAGCAAATTGCACAAGGTAATCAAGAGGCGATCGCTGCCTTGGTGGAACTGCTGAAGCAGACTGAGTGTAAAGATACCTGTTACCGAGCAGCTTATAGTTTAGGGAAAATTGACCCCGGACATCAAGAGGCGATCGCTGCCTTGGTACAACTGCTGATGCAGGCTGAGGATGAAGATATCTTTTACGAAGTGGTTGAGGGCTTAGAGGAAATTGGACAAGGGAATATCCAGGTAATTTCTGCTCTGATCCAACTTCTGGAAAAGACTGAGGATGAAGAGATTCGTTGGCAGGTGGCTGAGAGTTTAGGGGAAATTGCCCCTGGAAATAAAGAGGCGATCGTCACTTTGGTACAAATGCTACAGCAGACTAAAGATAAACATACCCTTATGGAAGTGGCTTATGCTTTAGAGAGAATTGACCTCGGAAATCAAAAGGCGATCGCGACTCTAGTAAAACTGCTCGAGCAGACTGAGGATAAACATACCTGTAGGGCAGTGGCTTATAGGTTAGGGAGCATTGGACAAGGAAATCCCCAGGCGATCGCTGCTCTGGTCAAACTGCTCGAGCAGACTGACGATGAATATACTCGTAGGTTAGTAGCTCATAATTTAGGCAATATCGGACAAGACAATGTCCAGGCGATCGCCGCTCTAGTGAAACTGCTGGAGCAGACTGAGGATGAACTTACCCGTAGGGCAGTGGCTTATAGTTTAAGGAAAATTGCCCCCGGAAATAAAGAGGCGATCGCCGCTCTAGTCAAACTGTTGGAGGAGACTGAGGATGAATCTACCTGTAGACGGGTAGCTGGAGATTTGAGGGAAATCGACCCAGGAAATCCCCAGGCGATCGCTGCTCTAATTGAACTGCTAGAGCAGACTGAAGATTACTCTGATCGTTGGCGGGTAGCTAGAGATTTAGGGGAAATTGACCCCGGAAATCCAAAGGCGATCGCCGCTCTCGTTCAACTTCTAGAGCAGACTCAGAGTGAATCTACTCGTAGGCGTACAGCCGAAAGTTTAGGGGAAATCGACCCTGGAAATCCAAAGGCGATCGCTGCCTTGGTGCAACTTCTGGTGCAGACGCGTGCTGAGTATCTCCGTAGGCAGGTAGCTGAGAGTTTAGGACAAATCATCATCACTGAGGAACAGCAAAAAATTGTTGTCTCTGGTCTGCAACGTCATTTCAATAGCCAAACCGATGAAAAGAACGGTGACCTATTTCATATTCAGATGAGAACAACTTTGACCTATTTCAAATTTGACCGATTTTCAAGTTGCTACCAACTTCTCTGGGACATTGCCCAAAGCCTTTCTTATGCTGAATTCTACCAAGCTTGGCATAGTAGTCTTTAG